The Nitrospirota bacterium genome segment ATTCCTGAGAAGATATTTGAAGACTATTTTCTTCTCGGGAATGCCGCTTGCCCGTGCGGTTCTGACAAAATCTTTCAAAACATTTTCCAGAAGGCTTGAACGGACAAGCCGCGCAATATAGGCGGCGGAACCCAGGCCAAGTGTCAAAGACGGGAGAAGGGTATAAGACCACCCCTCCCAAAGGGCTGGAGGCAAGAGATGAAATAAAATTGAAAAAATGAATATGAGCAGGGATCCAAGGACGAATGTCGGAAGCGAAATTCCCCCGGACGATGCGGTCATACTTAACCGGTCTATCCAGCTTTCTTTATAAATTGCCGCCACGGTCCCGAAGAAAAGTCCGAAACTGATCGCCACACTAAAAGAGAGCAAACCCAATTTTATTGAAACAGGAAAGGTGTCAGCAATAATTTCATTGACGCTCCTTCCGGTATATTTGTATGAGGGGCCAAGATCGCCTTGGGCCAATCCTTTCATATACTGGTAATATTGCTGCCAGACCGGAAGATTCAGATGATACTTTGTCTCGATATTCAACAGGATTTCAGGTGGAAGTTTTTTCTCGGAGTCAAAAGGTCCTCCCGGGACGCAGTAAAGAATAAAGAAAGTCAACGTGGCGACGACAATGAAAACCGGAATGGAATAGAGGATTCTCTTAATAAGAAATTTTAACATGGGCTTCAATGCTTTCTTTTGGAGGCGTCAAGAACCGGGCGCGCCATTCTCTCCCATGGCGCCGAAATTCATGCTGATCTCAATTAAACAATTCAATGTGCCATAGGCGAATTTCGCCGAGTCTCCGTTCATAGCACACCCGGTTCTTTCGTTCAATTTCCACCCGGGAAAACAAGGAAAATTACCGAATAACGCTAATTGTTTTGAAAAATATCAGTTCCATGGGATTGGTCTCGACTCCCCTGACATAGGATTTCACCAAGAAATTTTGCGCCGAAATAAAGAGTGGCATGATCGGCACTTCATCTTCCGTTAATATCTTCTGTGCCTCACGATAAATCATACGTCGTTTCTGCGGGTCACGCTCCGACGATCCTGAAACAATCAGCTGATCATATTTCATATTCCCCCAGCGGGTATGGTTGTTTCCTCCCCCTTTCATAAAAAGGTTCATGAAATTATCAGGGTCCGGATAATCCGCTCCCCAGCCGAGTCTGAAAATCTGGGGCGGATTCAGCTGAAGCTTTTTTAAATAGACTTTCCACTCCATATTGTCCAGCGAAATCGTCACGTTGAGGTTCCGTTTGAGCTGGGCTTGTATGTTTTCGGCAATCAGTCCATTCACGGTGTCCGTGTTGAAGGCGGTTGTCACGACCGGAAAGTCTTTCCCTCCGGGAAAACCTGCTTCAGAAAGGAGACGCGCCGCTTCTTTTGGATTGAAGCGGAGTCCTACCAGAGGTTCATATCCGAACATTCCGGGAGGAATCCAGGAATAGGCCGAACGTTCTCCCCCTTTTAAAACATGGGGAAACTCCTCCCGATCGATTGCCATCGAAAAAGCTCTTCGAATTTTCGGGTTGTTAAAAGGTGGCGCTTCAGTATTGAAACCGTAATAATATCCGCGAAGAAGCGGCTGGTTGACGTATTCTGCTCGTGTCCGGTAATGTTCTATCGCTTCAGGG includes the following:
- a CDS encoding ABC transporter permease translates to MLKFLIKRILYSIPVFIVVATLTFFILYCVPGGPFDSEKKLPPEILLNIETKYHLNLPVWQQYYQYMKGLAQGDLGPSYKYTGRSVNEIIADTFPVSIKLGLLSFSVAISFGLFFGTVAAIYKESWIDRLSMTASSGGISLPTFVLGSLLIFIFSILFHLLPPALWEGWSYTLLPSLTLGLGSAAYIARLVRSSLLENVLKDFVRTARASGIPEKKIVFKYLLRNSISPVISISGPLIAGLLTGSFIVEYLFSIPGMGRYFVTAVTNRDYPLIMGVTLVYAVVIVVANIMVDLVSSWIDPRMREHER
- a CDS encoding peptide ABC transporter substrate-binding protein, with amino-acid sequence MSIGTEPPTLDPSLATDGTSILIIENLMEGLTQFDQTLTPKPASASSWEISPDGRRYLFHLRKNLFWSDGKPVTAQDFEYAWKRLLNPQTASEYAYFLYDIENSEEYNQGKLKESDKVGVRALDSETLEVRLKKPVIYFISITTFSATFPLRRDLIEKYQNHWTDPDKMVVNGPYRLKEWRHEYKLRLEANLNYYGTPPLCNTIEIFVINERTTALTLYETGGLDMVSLPPEAIEHYRTRAEYVNQPLLRGYYYGFNTEAPPFNNPKIRRAFSMAIDREEFPHVLKGGERSAYSWIPPGMFGYEPLVGLRFNPKEAARLLSEAGFPGGKDFPVVTTAFNTDTVNGLIAENIQAQLKRNLNVTISLDNMEWKVYLKKLQLNPPQIFRLGWGADYPDPDNFMNLFMKGGGNNHTRWGNMKYDQLIVSGSSERDPQKRRMIYREAQKILTEDEVPIMPLFISAQNFLVKSYVRGVETNPMELIFFKTISVIR